The following proteins come from a genomic window of Candidatus Eisenbacteria bacterium:
- a CDS encoding VF530 family protein, translating into MTTPQRNNPLHGVTLQMMLEQMVDRFGWEGLARDVPLRCFLVDPSMASALKYLRKAPRARNKVEEVYLRFVRSGLKRHR; encoded by the coding sequence ATGACCACACCGCAGCGCAACAATCCGCTTCATGGCGTCACGCTCCAGATGATGCTCGAGCAGATGGTCGATCGATTTGGCTGGGAGGGGCTGGCGCGGGACGTGCCGCTTCGATGCTTCCTGGTCGATCCCAGCATGGCCTCGGCGCTCAAGTACCTTCGCAAAGCCCCGCGGGCCCGAAACAAAGTCGAGGAAGTCTACCTGCGCTTCGTGCGCAGCGGCCTGAAACGGCATCGATAA
- a CDS encoding DUF4442 domain-containing protein — protein MRVLALWRSLSGLPFGPSLFMFVFGRMVPYSGALGARVRRLEPGQVQLELADRRGIRNHLDSIHAIALANLGELASGLAMTTGLPAGVRGIVLGIDARYLKKARGTLSVDCAVTVPEVRESTDFEVHAEIRDAANDPVSRVTVRWRLSPVPPPA, from the coding sequence GTGCGCGTGCTGGCGTTGTGGCGCTCTCTGTCAGGACTTCCCTTCGGACCCTCGCTGTTCATGTTCGTGTTTGGCCGCATGGTGCCCTATAGCGGCGCGCTCGGCGCGAGGGTGCGGCGGCTCGAGCCCGGACAAGTGCAACTGGAGTTGGCCGACCGCCGCGGCATACGCAATCACCTCGACTCGATTCATGCGATAGCGCTCGCGAACCTCGGCGAGCTCGCGAGCGGCCTCGCCATGACCACCGGGCTGCCAGCGGGTGTGCGCGGGATCGTGCTCGGCATCGACGCGCGGTATCTGAAGAAAGCACGCGGCACTCTCTCGGTCGATTGCGCGGTGACGGTGCCTGAAGTGCGGGAGAGCACCGACTTCGAGGTACACGCCGAGATCCGCGACGCCGCCAACGACCCCGTGTCGCGCGTCACCGTACGCTGGCGACTGAGCCCGGTTCCTCCGCCGGCATGA
- a CDS encoding DUF2339 domain-containing protein, which produces MDFLFLAGLILLVVVGVPVWVLVHLARISARLSRLERELAHLRQRSAEGLADEFRALRLGQHEAAPAPSAAPSTQPPAAMTLDEPPPPPPPPPLPLPVTSQFASPAASSPRIDFGRIEQLVGGVWLQNLGAVLLLVGLFLMIVWGYGTRRFGPQVLVIAGVALGLAFAWRGDRVARRMPRFGHGLIGTGIGVIYLTLYLGFVRLHVLGPEIAFPLLALVSFGSIMAGLHYRVQLIGALGVVGAFLPQFLAGWLGMGGFHLSSWILLGYLAVVDVLVFVLSARAGWSALALAALLLSAMSWSAAFFGVQWGWGQQIGLSILFTALGLAPLRRLVRVEGPVRGIDLAVVAAAPLALMIASSPFLMYGNREYVGMLLFALAAVWTAAALWVDVRKPERDLWIPLTAAATLYATAGIARVAGLEYTRLAWCAEGAVLLALGLRPRAGWLRVWGSLIMAAGGFWSLGYLIKSSPEWGMPPILHADGLLTLGEIAAVLTGSFILARGRSRLTSDEQFTPELWSGFGNLLLMFWISAEASAIASALVDPQSGLQHLPPALGISLDQRRTGLDWAIRGAGWMAQAVTLVLIGTRGERSLLRIGGHLIGILAMFVTLFRLWAGNDGWGRDWMPVLNPLSLLGLGVTVGAFMIAARLSGRRSHLAPVEVRAAEVWCAAAILALMSWTSRESEHLTTMVAAGAIPVATRRLQALMAACTSGAWLLEAVLLLVAGWWRASAFLRWSGLVVIGVTLLKFVVVDLQSVDLFWRFLTAIVVGAAMLGMSYVYQRQQGRAREAESET; this is translated from the coding sequence TTGGATTTTCTCTTTCTGGCGGGACTCATCCTGCTGGTCGTGGTGGGGGTGCCGGTGTGGGTGCTGGTGCACCTCGCACGGATCAGCGCGCGGCTGAGCCGCTTGGAACGCGAGTTGGCTCACCTGCGCCAGCGCTCAGCAGAGGGCTTGGCGGATGAGTTCCGGGCCCTGCGGCTCGGCCAGCACGAGGCCGCGCCGGCCCCTTCGGCCGCGCCCTCGACCCAGCCGCCCGCCGCGATGACCCTTGACGAGCCGCCACCGCCGCCGCCGCCACCACCACTACCATTGCCAGTCACTTCCCAGTTCGCATCCCCGGCAGCGTCATCCCCGCGCATCGATTTCGGCCGCATCGAGCAGCTGGTCGGAGGGGTGTGGCTGCAGAACCTCGGCGCGGTGCTGCTCCTGGTTGGGTTGTTCCTCATGATCGTGTGGGGCTATGGCACAAGGCGATTCGGTCCGCAGGTGCTCGTCATCGCCGGCGTGGCGCTCGGGTTGGCGTTCGCATGGCGCGGGGATCGAGTGGCGCGGCGGATGCCACGCTTCGGACATGGCCTCATCGGCACGGGGATCGGGGTCATCTATCTGACGCTCTATCTCGGATTCGTCCGCCTCCACGTGCTTGGCCCGGAGATCGCGTTCCCGCTGCTTGCGCTCGTCTCCTTCGGCTCGATCATGGCCGGACTGCACTACCGCGTGCAGCTGATTGGCGCGCTCGGAGTCGTCGGTGCGTTCCTCCCGCAGTTCCTGGCCGGCTGGCTCGGCATGGGTGGATTCCATCTCTCGTCGTGGATCCTGCTCGGGTACCTCGCGGTCGTGGACGTTCTGGTCTTCGTGCTCAGCGCGCGCGCGGGTTGGAGCGCGCTCGCGCTCGCCGCCCTGCTGCTGTCAGCCATGTCGTGGTCCGCGGCGTTCTTCGGGGTCCAGTGGGGCTGGGGACAGCAAATCGGCCTCAGCATACTGTTCACGGCCCTCGGGCTCGCGCCGTTGCGGCGGCTCGTCCGGGTCGAAGGGCCTGTGCGGGGGATCGATCTGGCCGTCGTAGCGGCCGCACCCCTGGCGTTGATGATCGCTTCCTCGCCGTTCTTGATGTATGGGAATCGCGAGTACGTCGGCATGCTGCTGTTCGCGCTCGCCGCCGTGTGGACGGCTGCGGCGTTGTGGGTCGACGTCCGGAAGCCCGAACGCGACCTGTGGATTCCGCTTACGGCCGCCGCCACGCTCTATGCCACGGCGGGCATCGCACGAGTGGCGGGGCTTGAGTACACGAGGTTGGCGTGGTGCGCCGAGGGCGCAGTGCTCCTGGCGCTCGGACTCCGGCCGCGCGCCGGGTGGCTGCGGGTCTGGGGCTCGCTGATCATGGCGGCGGGTGGATTCTGGTCGCTGGGCTACCTGATCAAGTCTTCCCCGGAATGGGGAATGCCGCCGATCCTCCACGCGGACGGCCTGCTCACCCTCGGCGAGATCGCTGCGGTGCTCACAGGATCGTTCATCCTGGCGCGCGGCCGTTCGCGGCTGACGTCGGACGAGCAATTCACGCCGGAGCTCTGGAGCGGATTCGGCAACCTGCTGCTGATGTTCTGGATCAGCGCCGAGGCGAGCGCCATTGCCTCAGCACTCGTGGATCCGCAGTCCGGTCTGCAGCACCTGCCCCCCGCGCTCGGAATCTCGCTCGACCAGCGGCGCACAGGCCTCGATTGGGCGATTCGCGGCGCGGGCTGGATGGCGCAGGCCGTCACGCTGGTGTTGATCGGGACGCGCGGCGAGCGTTCATTGCTGCGGATCGGCGGCCATCTCATCGGAATCCTGGCGATGTTCGTGACCTTGTTCCGGTTGTGGGCCGGGAACGACGGATGGGGACGCGACTGGATGCCGGTTCTGAATCCGTTATCGCTGCTCGGGCTCGGTGTCACCGTGGGCGCGTTCATGATCGCCGCTCGCCTCTCCGGGCGCCGATCGCATCTCGCGCCGGTGGAGGTGCGCGCTGCCGAGGTGTGGTGCGCCGCGGCGATCCTCGCATTGATGTCGTGGACCAGCCGTGAATCCGAGCACCTGACCACGATGGTCGCCGCAGGGGCCATCCCCGTGGCGACGCGCCGGCTGCAGGCATTGATGGCCGCGTGCACCAGCGGGGCTTGGCTGCTCGAAGCAGTGCTCCTGCTGGTTGCCGGCTGGTGGCGCGCTTCGGCGTTCCTGCGTTGGTCCGGCCTTGTCGTCATCGGGGTCACGCTGCTGAAATTCGTCGTCGTCGATCTCCAATCGGTCGACCTCTTCTGGCGATTCCTCACCGCGATCGTCGTGGGAGCCGCGATGCTCGGGATGTCCTATGTCTATCAGCGCCAGCAGGGACGGGCGAGAGAAGCCGAATCGGAGACGTGA
- a CDS encoding nitronate monooxygenase: MSDNALETPLTRHAGIEVPLICGAMYPCSNPELVAAASEAGGIGVVQPLSLTFVHGHEFRAGLRLIRSLTSRPIGMNALIEKSSRLYMDRMRRWVDEAIEEGVRFFITSLGNPRWVADVAHAAGGVVYHDVTEAKWAARGVDGGVDGLIAVNARAGGHAGPRDPVALLEELRPFGLPVVAAGGIGDPAGFVAMLRLGYAGVQMGTRFIATRECRASDAYKRAIIEASENDVVLTERLTGVPVAVLNTPHVQRVGTQAGRFERWMLRGRRRKHWMRSWYAVRSGLQLKRDSLATDGRPDYWQAGKSVAVIRSIEPAGDIVRACAAALSADLGREAKP, translated from the coding sequence ATGAGTGACAACGCGCTCGAGACGCCGCTCACGCGCCACGCCGGTATCGAAGTACCGCTGATCTGCGGAGCGATGTACCCGTGCAGTAACCCCGAACTGGTGGCCGCGGCGTCGGAGGCCGGCGGTATCGGCGTCGTGCAGCCTCTCTCGCTCACGTTCGTTCACGGGCACGAGTTCCGCGCGGGACTGCGCCTGATTCGCTCGCTCACGTCTCGCCCGATCGGCATGAACGCGCTGATCGAGAAGTCGTCGCGTCTCTACATGGACCGCATGCGCCGCTGGGTGGACGAGGCGATCGAAGAAGGCGTGCGGTTCTTCATCACCTCGCTGGGCAATCCGCGCTGGGTCGCAGACGTGGCGCACGCGGCAGGCGGTGTCGTGTACCACGACGTGACCGAGGCCAAGTGGGCGGCGCGCGGCGTGGACGGGGGCGTCGACGGACTGATCGCGGTCAACGCGCGCGCCGGCGGACACGCGGGGCCACGCGACCCCGTGGCTTTGCTCGAGGAACTGCGACCGTTCGGCTTGCCGGTCGTGGCCGCCGGCGGCATCGGCGACCCGGCGGGCTTCGTCGCGATGCTGCGGCTGGGTTACGCCGGCGTGCAGATGGGAACACGTTTCATCGCGACCCGCGAGTGCCGCGCCAGCGACGCCTACAAGCGGGCCATCATTGAAGCGAGCGAGAACGACGTCGTGCTGACCGAGCGCCTGACTGGAGTGCCGGTGGCCGTGCTGAACACGCCTCACGTCCAGCGCGTGGGAACTCAGGCGGGTCGGTTCGAGCGCTGGATGCTAAGGGGCCGGCGGCGGAAACACTGGATGCGCTCGTGGTACGCGGTGCGCTCGGGGCTTCAGCTCAAGCGCGACTCGCTCGCCACCGATGGCCGGCCGGACTACTGGCAGGCAGGCAAGAGCGTGGCGGTCATTCGCTCGATCGAGCCGGCCGGGGACATCGTGCGAGCATGCGCGGCGGCGCTGAGCGCCGACCTCGGTCGTGAGGCGAAACCATGA